One window from the genome of Pyrus communis chromosome 16, drPyrComm1.1, whole genome shotgun sequence encodes:
- the LOC137721116 gene encoding MADS-box protein JOINTLESS-like, translated as MAREKIQIKKIDNATARQVTFSKRRRGLFKKAEELSVLCDADIALIIFSSTGKLFEYASSSMKEILERHNLHSKNLEKLEQPSLQLQLVENSNYTMLSKEIAAKSHQLRQMRGEEIQGLNLEELQQLEKSLETGLGRVIEKKSEKIMKEIGDLQRNGMQLMEENERLRQEVAEKSDGRRLVQVDSENMFTEEGQSSESVTNPCNSNNGPQDYDSSDTSLKLGLPYSG; from the exons ATGGCGAGGGAGAAAATTCAGATCAAGAAGATCGACAACGCGACGGCGAGGCAGGTGACCTTTTCcaagaggagaagaggcctttTCAAGAAGGCCGAGGAGCTCTCCGTTCTCTGTGATGCCGATATTGCTCTTATCATATTTTCTTCCACAGGAAAGCTCTTTGAATACGCCAGCTCTAG TATGAAGGAAATTCTAGAAAGGCACAACTTGCATTCAAAGAATCTCGAGAAACTAGAACAACCATCTCTTCAGCTACAG CTAGTGGAGAACAGCAACTACACCATGTTGAGCAAGGAAATTGCAGCAAAAAGTCATCAACTTAG GCAGATGAGAGGAGAAGAAATTCAAGGACTAAATTTGGAAGAACTCCAACAATTGGAGAAGTCCCTTGAAACTGGCTTGGGCCGCGTAATAGAGAAAAAG AGTGAAAAAATCATGAAAGAGATCGGTGATCTTCAAAGAAAT GGGATGCAATTGATGGAAGAGAATGAACGATTAAGACAAGAA GTGGCGGAGAAATCTGATGGCCGGAGGCTTGTTCAGGTCGATTCAGAGAACATGTTTACGGAGGAGGGTCAGTCATCAGAGTCTGTCACCAATCCCTGTAACTCAAACAACGGTCCTCAAGACTACGACAGCTCAGATACATCTCTAAAATTGGG GCTGCCTTACTCTGGTTGA